One Phocaeicola dorei genomic region harbors:
- a CDS encoding site-specific DNA-methyltransferase gives MAVGITSNTCSTISSISLVPQDQIRFRCTTDYSGDLIKRLYHADNLDVLNSLIKDESVCGKIDLIYIDPPYNTGGAFETRDSKHAYNDNFTTEGYIKFMEVRLILMHKLLSPSGSIYVHLDSNMVFHIKILMDSIFGEKNFRGMITRKKCKSKNFTRTTYGNISDYILFYTKSDSAKWNRPYEQWDDEKILKEYPFIEEGTGRRHKRVPCHAPGTRNGATGGPWRGMMPPEGKHWQYTPDKLDEMDARGEIYWSSNGNPRRKVYLDQSKGIAVQDIWLDFLDVNNQNTHLTGYPTEKNIDMLKRIINSSSNPGDIVLDCFAGSGTTLVAAEELGRQWIGVDIGEEAIKIIQNRFENGTKPLGDYVSQRKKKDEASQSLFDNLEPDNGCSTLDNNITKCNIQYQIFEEL, from the coding sequence ATGGCAGTCGGTATAACATCAAATACGTGTTCAACGATATCATCTATATCACTTGTTCCACAAGACCAAATTCGGTTTAGGTGCACAACTGATTATAGTGGAGATTTAATCAAAAGGCTATATCATGCTGATAATTTAGATGTACTTAATAGTCTTATTAAAGATGAAAGTGTATGTGGTAAAATTGACTTGATATATATAGACCCTCCATATAATACAGGTGGTGCTTTTGAAACGAGAGATTCAAAACATGCATATAACGATAATTTTACCACCGAGGGGTATATAAAATTTATGGAAGTCAGACTTATTCTGATGCATAAATTATTATCTCCTTCGGGCTCAATTTATGTTCATTTAGATAGCAATATGGTATTTCATATAAAAATCTTGATGGATTCAATTTTTGGCGAGAAGAATTTTAGGGGGATGATAACCCGTAAGAAGTGTAAGTCGAAAAATTTCACAAGAACGACTTATGGGAACATATCTGACTATATACTCTTCTACACAAAATCCGATTCCGCAAAATGGAATAGACCTTATGAGCAGTGGGATGACGAGAAAATACTTAAAGAATATCCATTTATAGAAGAAGGAACAGGACGACGCCACAAAAGAGTTCCATGTCATGCACCTGGTACTCGTAATGGAGCTACGGGTGGCCCTTGGCGTGGAATGATGCCACCTGAAGGAAAGCATTGGCAATATACACCTGATAAACTTGATGAGATGGATGCTAGAGGTGAAATTTATTGGTCTTCAAATGGTAATCCTAGAAGAAAAGTTTATCTGGATCAAAGTAAGGGGATAGCTGTTCAGGACATTTGGTTGGACTTTTTAGATGTGAATAATCAAAATACTCATTTGACTGGTTATCCTACAGAGAAAAATATTGATATGTTGAAGCGAATTATCAATTCGTCCTCAAATCCCGGAGATATTGTACTTGATTGTTTTGCTGGTTCTGGCACTACTTTAGTAGCTGCTGAAGAACTTGGCAGACAATGGATAGGTGTTGATATTGGGGAAGAAGCGATAAAAATTATTCAAAATCGATTTGAGAATGGGACTAAACCTCTTGGGGATTATGTTTCACAGCGAAAGAAGAAAGATGAAGCATCACAATCTCTGTTTGATAATTTAGAACCCGATAATGGATGTAGTACATTAGATAATAATATTACAAAATGTAATATTCAATATCAGATATTTGAGGAACTTTGA
- a CDS encoding N-acetylmuramoyl-L-alanine amidase, with the protein MIMRTITLIIIHCSATPEGRRLDFETCRRDHIRHRGFTDIGYHFYITRDGEIHRGRPLEKVGAHCRNHNRHSIGICYEGGLLADCTPADTRTLMQKGSLLALLRELRLLFPKALIVGHHDLNPVKPCPCFDAVKEYRF; encoded by the coding sequence ATGATCATGAGAACCATCACCTTGATTATTATCCACTGCTCCGCCACCCCTGAGGGGCGGAGGCTGGATTTTGAGACCTGCCGCCGGGACCACATCCGCCACCGGGGCTTCACGGACATAGGATATCATTTCTATATCACCCGCGACGGAGAGATTCACCGCGGACGCCCCTTGGAAAAGGTGGGAGCGCATTGCAGGAACCACAACCGGCATTCTATCGGCATCTGCTATGAGGGCGGACTCTTGGCGGACTGCACACCTGCCGATACGCGTACTCTGATGCAGAAAGGGAGTCTGCTGGCATTGCTGCGCGAGCTGCGCCTCCTGTTCCCCAAAGCATTGATAGTGGGGCATCATGACCTGAATCCCGTGAAACCGTGCCCCTGTTTTGATGCTGTGAAGGAGTACCGCTTTTAA
- a CDS encoding smalltalk protein: protein MNLKTKKNTWTLILKVIITVATALAGALGLNACI from the coding sequence ATGAACTTGAAAACAAAGAAAAACACCTGGACACTGATTCTGAAAGTAATCATCACCGTAGCCACCGCCCTTGCCGGCGCGCTCGGACTGAACGCCTGCATCTGA
- a CDS encoding DNA-binding domain-containing protein, translated as MVNYSIVMRNNPMDADAAKKAYASAQYAEVMDINRFAEHIASHGCVYKRADIVAILTMAVDCMREQLLAGQKIQLGDLGDFSISINSIGAESSAAYNPAIHARKLNVNWSAGTRFRNLLEDAVFNLVATRKAARLVVKALKAGKTNVDLTGEAKEPENGGQQA; from the coding sequence ATGGTAAATTACAGTATCGTTATGCGTAACAATCCGATGGATGCGGATGCCGCAAAAAAGGCTTACGCCAGTGCACAGTATGCTGAAGTGATGGACATCAACCGCTTTGCCGAGCACATCGCCAGCCACGGCTGTGTGTACAAGCGTGCGGACATCGTGGCCATCCTCACCATGGCAGTGGACTGTATGCGCGAACAGCTTCTGGCAGGGCAGAAGATACAGCTGGGCGACTTGGGGGATTTCTCCATCAGCATCAACAGTATAGGTGCCGAAAGCTCAGCCGCCTACAACCCTGCCATCCACGCCAGAAAGCTGAATGTGAACTGGAGTGCCGGAACACGTTTCCGGAATCTGCTGGAAGATGCCGTGTTCAATCTGGTGGCCACACGCAAGGCGGCCCGACTGGTGGTGAAGGCGCTGAAAGCCGGAAAGACCAATGTGGACCTTACCGGAGAGGCGAAAGAGCCGGAAAACGGAGGACAACAGGCCTGA
- a CDS encoding DUF4248 domain-containing protein has translation MENFQIRSYGKSELALCYSPDITESAARRKLMRWIDRKPGLMGAMRAAGYNELSHTFLPLEVKLIVEALGEP, from the coding sequence ATGGAGAATTTTCAGATAAGAAGTTACGGGAAAAGCGAACTGGCCCTGTGCTACAGTCCCGATATTACCGAGAGTGCCGCACGGCGCAAACTGATGCGCTGGATAGACCGCAAGCCGGGACTGATGGGGGCGATGCGGGCTGCCGGATACAATGAGCTGTCACACACTTTCCTGCCCCTTGAGGTGAAACTTATCGTAGAGGCGTTGGGGGAGCCCTGA
- a CDS encoding YfjI family protein: protein MNHYKNNLLEELHRLTEAVQASHADIAPTYLEYTQLAFAIATDCGEAGRADFMSLCSLSPKYDSAAAEKLFSNALHTCKGDIHLGSVFHLAEMCGVRVAPSHKNADADAADAGPFFSHTCARYNKVENEEKETGKKKHEEEEKEMKGTEPLSPLPYFPQDHDWPEPLKSILSFAKTPAQHDVLLLGAMTVLGASLSHIVRCKYGDKWQYPCLQTFITGHAAAGKSVLVWVRKLIEPIHEEIRRQVAESMKAYRKELRAYEALGKARKDKEPPVAPPNRMFIIPGNNTGTGLLQNLIDSDGTGIICESEADTVSTAIGTEFGNWSDTLRKAFDHDRLSYNRRTDREYKETTACYLSVLLSGTPAQIKPLISSPENGQFSRNIFYYMPRVGEWKDQFGEDELDVEAEFIRMGHEWKASRDELKKKGLFTLKFTQQQKDEFNGHFSALFYRSSLVTGEEMSASVMRMGTILCRMMCITALLRSLEIPSLAVPDPTINPENLKDGIITRHNLSITDEDFRAVLALCEPLYLHATHILSFLDKSTELNSRGIADREMLYAALPQEFTKQMVMEQAEKLNIPVNTARSWIQRLREKGALNMVMVKGKGVYSKKQR, encoded by the coding sequence ATGAATCATTACAAAAACAATCTTTTGGAAGAACTGCACCGCCTGACGGAGGCGGTACAGGCATCACACGCGGACATCGCGCCCACCTATCTGGAATACACCCAACTGGCATTTGCCATCGCCACGGACTGCGGCGAGGCGGGCCGTGCGGATTTCATGAGCCTGTGCAGCCTCTCGCCCAAGTATGACAGTGCGGCGGCGGAGAAACTGTTCAGCAACGCCCTGCACACCTGCAAGGGCGACATCCACCTGGGAAGCGTGTTCCACCTGGCGGAAATGTGCGGAGTGAGAGTCGCCCCCTCTCACAAAAACGCAGACGCAGACGCAGCAGACGCAGGTCCTTTTTTCTCACACACGTGCGCGCGATATAATAAGGTGGAGAATGAAGAAAAAGAAACAGGAAAAAAGAAGCACGAGGAAGAGGAAAAGGAAATGAAGGGAACGGAACCCCTCTCTCCCCTACCCTACTTTCCGCAAGATCACGACTGGCCCGAACCGCTGAAGAGCATCCTCTCCTTTGCCAAGACCCCGGCACAGCATGATGTGCTCCTGCTGGGAGCAATGACGGTGCTGGGCGCCTCACTGTCGCACATCGTACGCTGCAAGTACGGGGACAAATGGCAGTATCCCTGCCTGCAGACCTTCATCACGGGCCATGCCGCCGCAGGGAAGAGTGTACTGGTATGGGTACGCAAACTCATAGAGCCCATACACGAGGAAATACGCCGGCAGGTGGCGGAGAGCATGAAAGCTTACCGCAAGGAGCTAAGAGCCTACGAAGCGCTGGGGAAGGCACGCAAGGACAAGGAGCCGCCCGTGGCGCCGCCCAACCGCATGTTCATCATCCCCGGCAACAACACGGGCACGGGACTGCTGCAAAACCTGATAGACTCGGACGGAACGGGGATTATCTGCGAGAGCGAGGCGGACACCGTATCGACGGCCATAGGGACGGAATTCGGCAACTGGAGCGACACGCTGCGCAAGGCGTTCGACCACGACCGCCTGTCCTACAACCGCCGCACAGACCGGGAATACAAGGAAACCACCGCCTGTTACCTGTCCGTACTCCTCTCGGGCACGCCCGCACAGATAAAGCCGCTCATCTCCTCGCCGGAGAACGGACAGTTCTCGCGAAACATATTCTATTACATGCCCCGTGTAGGCGAATGGAAAGACCAGTTCGGCGAAGATGAACTGGACGTGGAAGCAGAGTTCATCCGGATGGGACACGAATGGAAGGCCAGCAGGGACGAGCTGAAGAAGAAAGGACTGTTCACCCTGAAATTCACCCAGCAGCAGAAAGATGAGTTCAACGGGCACTTCAGCGCCCTGTTCTACCGCTCTTCTCTAGTGACGGGCGAAGAGATGTCTGCTTCGGTGATGCGTATGGGGACCATCCTGTGCCGCATGATGTGTATCACGGCGCTGCTGCGCAGTCTGGAAATTCCCTCGCTGGCCGTACCGGATCCCACTATAAACCCCGAAAACCTGAAGGACGGTATCATCACCCGGCATAACCTGTCCATCACCGATGAGGACTTCCGTGCCGTGCTGGCTTTGTGCGAGCCCCTGTACCTTCATGCCACGCACATACTTTCGTTCCTGGACAAAAGTACGGAACTGAACAGCCGGGGAATAGCGGACCGTGAGATGCTGTATGCGGCCCTGCCGCAAGAATTCACCAAACAGATGGTGATGGAGCAAGCGGAGAAGCTGAATATCCCGGTCAACACCGCACGCAGCTGGATACAGCGCCTGAGGGAAAAAGGCGCGCTGAATATGGTGATGGTGAAAGGGAAAGGAGTCTACTCAAAAAAACAAAGGTAA
- a CDS encoding BT4734/BF3469 family protein: MNQERKLSFFLPPISPVKDANGKNVTPTTLVPHKELTLEEVWNIVTGSPRLKKLTEAAAAAYGDEKEYRRLKQSTLPYVTPCGTFSYRRSDRLLAPSGLSILDLDHLDSREEAERMRRQLFDDPFLLPELVFVSPGGHGVKAFVPYDLGRTSDVKQNAAENIYWLMEYARLRYGDCSDKDKGKGVDYSGKDLVRACFLSHDERALMRVKTPMG, from the coding sequence ATGAATCAAGAACGTAAACTATCTTTTTTCCTTCCCCCCATCTCGCCGGTGAAGGACGCTAACGGGAAAAACGTGACGCCTACCACGCTCGTCCCTCACAAGGAACTGACCTTGGAGGAAGTATGGAACATAGTCACCGGCAGCCCGCGGCTGAAGAAACTGACCGAAGCCGCAGCCGCCGCATACGGTGACGAGAAGGAGTACCGCAGGCTGAAACAGAGCACCCTGCCATACGTCACCCCCTGCGGAACTTTCAGCTACCGCCGGAGCGACCGGCTGCTGGCTCCTTCGGGATTGAGCATACTGGATCTGGATCATCTGGACAGCCGCGAGGAGGCCGAAAGGATGCGCCGGCAGTTGTTCGACGACCCTTTCCTGCTGCCCGAACTGGTGTTCGTAAGCCCCGGAGGACACGGCGTGAAGGCTTTCGTGCCCTACGATCTCGGCCGGACAAGCGACGTGAAACAGAATGCGGCCGAGAACATCTACTGGCTGATGGAGTACGCCCGCCTGAGGTATGGCGACTGCTCGGACAAAGACAAGGGCAAAGGAGTGGACTACTCGGGCAAAGACCTGGTGCGGGCCTGCTTCCTGTCGCATGACGAAAGGGCCTTGATGAGAGTCAAGACGCCCATGGGCTAA
- a CDS encoding TonB-dependent receptor, producing the protein MRNHLKHFLLLAVLTICFTATAVAQGTVKGKVVDAENNEPLIGATVSVSGTTLGTVTDMDGNFVLKLTSSKATLIFKYLGYNEITHQVKGSNTIDLGEVKMSPDAIGLGEVSVIASIIKSDRQTPIPISNVKLAKIEEKIGNLEFPELLKSVPSVYVTRESGGYGDSRINMRGFDSSNLGVLINGVPINGMENGKVYWSNWSGLSDVSQFIQVQRGLGASALGISSVGGTMNMVTKSTEAQKGGSAYFGIGNDGFRKYSVSFSTGLMDNGWAITFMGSLNTGDGYVKGTNYEGWTYFGNISKVINDHHKLSLTAFGAPQWHNQRSTMHYIEDYKNSPDGGRFNNGYGYINGELIGGGYGYNYYHKPQVSLNHYWTIDEKSTLTTSLYGSMATGGGRRARGAMSNWLTIDNNTGRPKDGAMMTPDGLFDYERAMAANAASQNGSQVIFTNAVNDHDWYGMLSSYKNHLTENLTLTGGIDLRYYKGYHTEEIDDLLGGEFYLQTSPLAFQTKNQLLKVGDKFNYYSIGEIFWGGVFAQAEYNTDKWSGFLSASLTEEAYRYDDRGGTDSRYSATGADKLDRVSSLQNFLPWSVKGGFNYKFNDNHNVFVNAGYFTRAPFFNSVFASNTAAPEKDVPYEKITTFELGYGFSTEQVNIALNGYYTQWMDKSLRRKIGQEYANLTGLDAVHMGVELEATYRPVKSFELKGMFSLGDWKWKDDIHFTMYDEANNPIGTYDAYLKDVHVGNSAQLTSALSASWEPFKGFKISADYNFFGKNYADFDPQNRVNEADAGIDSWKLPDYGTIDLGMNYRFNITKDIRAIVYSNVYNLTNTEYIADAKDGTNHDWKTALVYYGFGTTWSAGFKVIF; encoded by the coding sequence ATGAGAAATCATCTAAAGCATTTCCTCCTGTTGGCAGTTCTGACAATCTGTTTCACTGCTACGGCTGTTGCGCAAGGAACAGTAAAAGGTAAAGTAGTAGATGCCGAGAACAATGAGCCATTGATTGGTGCCACTGTATCGGTCAGCGGTACGACACTGGGTACTGTAACGGATATGGACGGTAACTTTGTGTTGAAACTTACCTCTTCCAAGGCTACTCTTATATTCAAGTACTTGGGGTACAACGAAATTACGCATCAAGTAAAAGGAAGCAATACGATAGACTTGGGTGAGGTCAAGATGTCTCCTGATGCTATTGGTTTGGGTGAGGTCAGTGTTATTGCCTCTATTATAAAGAGTGACCGTCAGACCCCTATTCCTATTTCTAACGTGAAACTGGCCAAGATAGAGGAGAAAATAGGTAATCTGGAATTCCCCGAATTGCTGAAATCAGTTCCTTCGGTGTATGTAACCCGTGAAAGCGGTGGTTATGGTGATTCCCGTATCAATATGCGTGGTTTTGATTCGTCCAACCTGGGCGTGCTGATCAATGGTGTGCCCATCAACGGCATGGAAAACGGTAAGGTTTATTGGTCTAACTGGTCCGGTTTGTCTGATGTGAGCCAGTTTATCCAGGTACAGCGTGGTTTGGGTGCGTCAGCTTTAGGTATTTCTTCTGTGGGAGGAACCATGAATATGGTTACTAAAAGTACCGAAGCCCAGAAAGGCGGATCAGCTTATTTCGGTATCGGTAACGACGGTTTCCGCAAGTATTCGGTTTCTTTCTCTACCGGATTGATGGACAACGGATGGGCTATTACATTCATGGGGTCGCTGAATACGGGAGATGGTTACGTGAAAGGTACCAATTATGAAGGATGGACTTATTTTGGAAATATCTCGAAGGTAATCAACGATCATCATAAATTGTCATTGACAGCTTTCGGAGCTCCCCAGTGGCATAACCAACGTTCCACCATGCACTATATCGAGGATTACAAGAACAGCCCCGATGGCGGACGCTTCAATAATGGATACGGTTACATCAACGGTGAATTGATAGGTGGGGGATACGGATACAACTATTACCATAAACCTCAGGTTTCTTTGAACCATTACTGGACTATCGACGAGAAATCGACACTGACCACTTCTCTATATGGCTCTATGGCTACAGGTGGAGGACGCCGTGCCCGTGGTGCGATGAGCAATTGGCTGACTATTGATAACAACACCGGCCGCCCTAAAGACGGTGCGATGATGACTCCGGACGGATTGTTTGATTACGAGCGTGCTATGGCTGCCAATGCGGCTTCTCAGAACGGGTCGCAGGTGATCTTTACCAATGCTGTCAATGACCATGACTGGTATGGCATGCTGAGTTCCTATAAGAATCATCTGACTGAGAACCTGACTCTTACGGGAGGTATTGACTTACGTTACTATAAAGGGTATCATACAGAGGAAATTGATGATTTGCTGGGTGGTGAGTTCTATCTGCAGACCTCGCCGCTGGCATTCCAAACCAAGAACCAGCTGCTGAAAGTGGGTGACAAGTTCAATTACTATAGCATTGGAGAGATATTCTGGGGCGGTGTTTTTGCACAGGCTGAATATAATACCGATAAGTGGTCGGGATTCCTGTCGGCATCATTGACCGAAGAGGCTTATAGATACGATGACCGTGGTGGTACGGATTCAAGATACTCTGCCACGGGTGCGGATAAACTGGACAGAGTGTCCAGCCTTCAGAATTTTCTGCCTTGGAGCGTGAAGGGTGGTTTTAACTATAAGTTCAATGACAACCACAATGTATTTGTCAATGCAGGATATTTTACCCGCGCGCCTTTCTTCAACTCTGTCTTTGCAAGCAATACGGCAGCTCCCGAAAAGGATGTACCCTACGAAAAGATTACTACGTTCGAATTGGGTTATGGATTTAGCACGGAACAGGTCAATATTGCATTGAATGGTTATTACACTCAATGGATGGATAAGTCCTTGCGCCGTAAGATCGGTCAGGAATATGCCAACCTTACAGGATTGGACGCAGTCCACATGGGTGTGGAACTGGAAGCGACTTACCGTCCTGTCAAGTCCTTTGAATTGAAAGGTATGTTCTCTTTAGGCGATTGGAAATGGAAAGATGATATTCATTTCACTATGTATGATGAAGCGAATAATCCTATCGGAACATACGACGCTTATCTGAAAGATGTCCATGTGGGTAACTCCGCACAGCTCACTTCCGCATTGAGCGCCTCTTGGGAACCGTTCAAAGGATTTAAAATCTCGGCCGACTACAACTTCTTCGGCAAGAACTATGCAGACTTCGATCCTCAGAACCGGGTGAATGAAGCAGACGCCGGTATTGACTCCTGGAAGTTGCCGGATTATGGTACGATTGATTTGGGTATGAACTATCGTTTCAATATCACCAAAGATATCCGTGCCATCGTATACAGTAATGTATATAATTTGACTAATACGGAATATATAGCCGATGCCAAGGACGGTACGAACCATGACTGGAAAACTGCATTGGTATATTACGGCTTCGGTACTACATGGTCTGCCGGTTTTAAAGTAATCTTTTAA
- a CDS encoding choice-of-anchor J domain-containing protein has product MKLKYNLIAWSLLGFFAAACDPMDDIYNEIDAEGTTNTQTMAEYVLTDADYETISSAAAKAATSDAEKALANAVKTDKALNEFASAEKYVPSIIAKMLPSWGKGSSVGVTYNYQNTPSDYVLEYRTVTNTSLGDKDYEALWGEGSPVKFLAPAHAPATVLPEWLAGQYKDAAKGDLVLVDYKYDDVDPEFTGEDLYSQDFESVTANEDIVLEGWEQVTLKGDRKWQGKNYSSNGYAQFSANGFEGEVDTWLVSPAVAVTSKDAGLSFDIKFGYYNADCLDVLVSDTYAGNGSIDMAQWTSVKDQFTFPEGPANGYNDNFVNVGKAGLEAYNGKSVYVAFRYVGEGPKAKTTTVQLDNVSISSAVLAPTNEKPYNALYQFDGTDWKVKEDSRLVVVTPADYDAMGSPGSHDNFSTSDAPENYLPQFLAQKFPYAQEGDSKAVMYKYYNKVTTMEVDEYLFKEGTWVLNNNIELKEKVNFVHNGTEWLFDPTVTKSLASEDYLILENWVKANKDAGYMDAKYGNSEYWFGGSSYYVNFNIQLAKRRSNDPDGVVPADDKEAETYLLSMVQEGIELILATEYPTAGAQVSGVDCFYVISAKVYNGLETFTYTYTFKGLGNAKFELQGEPEVTK; this is encoded by the coding sequence ATGAAGTTAAAATATAATTTAATTGCATGGTCTCTGTTGGGATTCTTTGCTGCGGCATGTGATCCCATGGACGATATTTATAATGAAATCGATGCGGAAGGTACAACGAACACCCAGACGATGGCGGAATATGTACTGACTGATGCCGATTACGAAACGATCAGCTCTGCGGCGGCGAAGGCTGCCACTTCGGATGCTGAAAAAGCATTGGCGAATGCCGTCAAGACGGATAAGGCTTTGAACGAGTTTGCATCGGCCGAGAAGTATGTTCCTTCCATCATCGCGAAGATGTTGCCTTCATGGGGGAAAGGCTCTTCGGTAGGAGTGACCTATAACTATCAGAATACTCCTTCCGATTACGTACTGGAGTATAGGACAGTAACTAATACTTCTTTGGGTGATAAGGATTATGAGGCCCTGTGGGGCGAAGGCTCTCCCGTGAAGTTCCTGGCTCCGGCACATGCTCCGGCTACCGTATTGCCCGAGTGGCTGGCCGGTCAGTATAAGGATGCGGCAAAAGGTGATCTTGTGCTGGTAGATTACAAATATGACGATGTTGATCCTGAATTTACAGGGGAGGACTTGTACTCTCAGGACTTTGAGTCGGTTACGGCCAATGAGGATATCGTGTTGGAAGGCTGGGAGCAGGTGACTCTGAAAGGCGATAGAAAATGGCAGGGAAAAAACTATAGTAGTAATGGTTACGCACAATTCTCGGCCAATGGCTTTGAGGGTGAGGTGGATACTTGGCTTGTTTCTCCGGCAGTAGCAGTGACGAGCAAAGATGCCGGACTGTCTTTCGACATAAAGTTCGGATACTATAATGCGGATTGTCTGGATGTATTGGTTTCCGATACATATGCGGGAAATGGTTCGATTGATATGGCACAGTGGACTAGCGTGAAAGACCAGTTTACTTTCCCTGAAGGACCTGCCAACGGTTACAATGATAATTTTGTGAATGTAGGGAAAGCCGGTCTGGAGGCATACAATGGCAAAAGCGTTTATGTTGCGTTCCGCTATGTAGGCGAGGGGCCCAAGGCGAAAACCACGACTGTTCAGCTCGATAATGTAAGTATTTCATCGGCTGTATTGGCTCCGACGAATGAAAAGCCTTATAATGCATTGTATCAGTTTGACGGAACGGATTGGAAGGTTAAAGAAGATAGCAGATTGGTTGTAGTGACTCCTGCCGATTATGACGCTATGGGAAGCCCGGGCAGTCATGATAACTTCAGCACTTCGGATGCTCCGGAGAATTATCTGCCCCAGTTCCTGGCTCAGAAATTTCCATATGCCCAGGAAGGGGATTCAAAAGCCGTCATGTACAAATATTATAATAAGGTAACGACGATGGAGGTGGACGAGTATTTGTTCAAGGAGGGTACATGGGTTCTGAATAACAATATTGAACTGAAAGAAAAAGTGAATTTTGTACATAATGGAACCGAGTGGTTGTTTGATCCGACGGTAACGAAATCATTGGCTTCCGAAGATTATTTGATTTTGGAAAATTGGGTGAAAGCGAATAAGGATGCCGGGTATATGGATGCCAAATATGGAAACTCGGAATACTGGTTCGGTGGCAGCTCTTATTATGTAAACTTCAATATCCAGTTGGCTAAACGCCGTTCGAATGACCCCGACGGGGTGGTTCCGGCAGATGATAAAGAGGCTGAGACTTATTTGTTGTCTATGGTTCAGGAGGGTATTGAACTGATCTTGGCAACAGAGTATCCTACAGCCGGCGCGCAAGTAAGTGGGGTTGATTGTTTCTATGTCATTTCTGCAAAAGTGTATAATGGGCTTGAAACATTTACTTATACTTATACTTTCAAAGGTTTAGGAAATGCTAAATTTGAACTGCAAGGTGAACCTGAAGTAACAAAATAA
- a CDS encoding Rpn family recombination-promoting nuclease/putative transposase → MCSEGLRERYVNPYTDFAFKLLFGTDLNKEILIGFLNALFDGKQVIEDVTYLNTEHLGSKETDRRAVFDVYCENEKGEKILIEMQRGEQQFFKDRSIYYATYPIREQAIKGEIWDYELKAVYVIGILNFALDDVSSSSFRHEVKLMDTTTHEVFFDKLTFVYLEMPKFHKTEQELDTLFDKWMFVLKNLARLMERPTALQERVFNRLFEAAEIAQFSKENLYAYEESLKVYRDWNNVIDTAIQKGIARGMEEGIAKGEWMKAQTIAGNLKNAGLSIAEIAKVTGLSEDEINSL, encoded by the coding sequence ATGTGTAGTGAAGGATTGCGTGAAAGATATGTAAATCCCTATACGGACTTTGCATTCAAATTATTGTTTGGAACCGACTTGAACAAAGAAATTCTTATTGGCTTCCTGAATGCCTTGTTCGACGGCAAGCAGGTCATTGAGGATGTCACCTACTTGAACACAGAGCATCTGGGCAGCAAAGAGACTGACCGCCGGGCTGTCTTTGATGTCTATTGTGAAAATGAAAAAGGAGAAAAGATTCTGATAGAAATGCAGAGAGGGGAGCAACAGTTTTTCAAGGACCGGAGTATTTACTATGCTACCTATCCTATCAGGGAACAGGCTATTAAAGGGGAAATCTGGGACTATGAACTGAAAGCGGTGTATGTGATCGGTATTTTGAATTTTGCCTTGGATGATGTTTCGTCTTCCAGCTTCCGCCATGAAGTGAAGCTGATGGATACAACTACTCATGAAGTGTTTTTTGACAAACTGACTTTTGTGTATCTGGAAATGCCCAAATTCCATAAAACCGAGCAGGAGTTGGATACGTTGTTTGATAAATGGATGTTTGTGCTCAAGAATCTGGCCCGTTTGATGGAACGCCCCACTGCCCTTCAGGAACGTGTGTTCAACCGGCTGTTTGAGGCTGCCGAAATTGCTCAGTTCTCAAAAGAGAACCTTTATGCCTATGAGGAGAGTTTGAAAGTATATAGAGATTGGAACAATGTGATTGATACAGCTATTCAGAAAGGCATTGCGAGAGGGATGGAGGAAGGCATTGCGAAAGGTGAATGGATGAAAGCCCAAACTATTGCAGGAAATTTAAAGAATGCCGGGCTTTCCATAGCTGAAATCGCAAAAGTTACCGGACTTTCGGAAGATGAGATAAACTCCCTTTGA